A section of the Acidobacterium capsulatum ATCC 51196 genome encodes:
- a CDS encoding prolipoprotein diacylglyceryl transferase — protein sequence MYPFIHVGSFSIGTFGIMLWLAAVAGCWILHLNFTRWKIEADAITIVAFATVAGVIGAKLWHVLETPHQLFAHPAAMLFDRAGFAWFGGLVAAILALLWQGGTYNLSSLRMLDLCAPAAALGYGVGRWGCQLSGDGDYGIPTHMWFGMSYPHGLVPTTQRVYPTPIFEFIGACIIFYILWKRSRPGTPRRLGQITAEYLLWTGGARFLVEFIRRNPKIFLGLSNAQLASVGSMVAGILLLVWARKYGPIPVPGMPKRKQDPDLAPTEQAS from the coding sequence ATGTATCCCTTCATTCACGTTGGCTCGTTTTCGATTGGAACCTTTGGCATCATGCTATGGCTGGCGGCCGTGGCCGGCTGCTGGATTCTGCACCTGAACTTTACCCGCTGGAAGATCGAGGCTGACGCCATCACCATTGTGGCCTTTGCCACGGTGGCCGGCGTGATCGGCGCCAAGCTGTGGCATGTGCTCGAGACCCCGCACCAGCTCTTTGCCCATCCGGCGGCGATGCTCTTTGACCGTGCCGGATTTGCGTGGTTTGGCGGCCTGGTGGCGGCGATTCTGGCCTTGCTGTGGCAGGGCGGCACCTATAACCTGAGCAGCCTGCGCATGCTCGATCTGTGCGCTCCGGCGGCCGCGCTGGGCTATGGCGTGGGGCGCTGGGGCTGCCAGCTCTCCGGCGACGGGGACTACGGCATTCCCACCCACATGTGGTTTGGCATGAGCTACCCGCATGGGCTGGTGCCGACGACGCAGCGCGTTTATCCCACGCCAATTTTTGAGTTCATCGGCGCGTGCATCATCTTTTACATCCTGTGGAAACGCAGCCGTCCGGGCACGCCCCGGCGTCTGGGCCAGATTACAGCCGAATATCTGCTCTGGACCGGCGGCGCGCGCTTCCTTGTGGAGTTTATTCGCCGGAATCCGAAGATTTTTCTGGGCCTCTCGAACGCTCAGCTGGCCAGCGTGGGCTCGATGGTGGCGGGCATTCTGCTGCTCGTCTGGGCGCGCAAATATGGTCCCATTCCGGTGCCCGGCATGCCCAAGCGCAAGCAGGACCCGGATCTCGCTCCCACGGAGCAGGCATCCTGA
- a CDS encoding M48 family metallopeptidase encodes MIPELVSWFEEEYRGLRPRAPIPPIHVRFYRFTSLNTTIRLREGQIRVHLSDLLEGAPEPVLRAIAHILLAKLYRKPIDPAHATRYRRYTGSEAIVRQSERIRQTRGRKRILSAKGEHYDLEEVFEALNLRFFHGLLGRPQLTWSEHSARRLLGHYDPAHNTIMVSRVFDRKNTPRYAIEYLMYHEMLHLKHPVKSRNGRRCVHPPAFQAEERLFPQLEEAKAYLKTL; translated from the coding sequence GTGATCCCTGAACTCGTAAGCTGGTTTGAAGAGGAATACCGCGGCCTGCGCCCGCGCGCTCCCATCCCCCCCATTCACGTTCGTTTTTACCGCTTCACATCTCTCAATACCACCATCCGCCTGCGCGAAGGCCAGATTCGCGTGCATCTCTCTGATCTGCTGGAGGGTGCGCCCGAGCCGGTGCTGCGCGCCATCGCGCATATTCTGCTGGCCAAGCTCTACCGCAAGCCCATTGACCCGGCCCACGCCACGCGCTACCGGCGCTACACCGGCAGCGAAGCCATTGTGCGGCAGAGCGAGCGCATCCGCCAGACACGGGGGCGCAAGCGCATTCTGTCAGCGAAGGGCGAGCACTACGATTTGGAAGAAGTTTTTGAAGCGCTCAACCTGCGCTTCTTTCATGGGCTGCTGGGACGCCCGCAACTCACCTGGAGCGAGCACTCCGCACGCCGCCTGCTTGGCCACTATGACCCGGCGCACAACACCATCATGGTGAGCCGCGTCTTTGACCGCAAAAACACGCCGCGCTACGCCATCGAATACCTGATGTATCACGAGATGCTGCACCTGAAGCATCCCGTCAAGTCACGCAATGGACGCCGCTGCGTGCATCCGCCCGCGTTTCAGGCGGAGGAGCGTCTCTTTCCTCAGCTCGAAGAAGCCAAAGCCTATCTGAAAACGCTGTAA
- a CDS encoding EAL domain-containing protein, whose product MAFQPIVDFDARNIYAYEALVRGVNGEPASTVLDLADDSNRYALDQGCRVKAIEMASGLGMADTGASLSINFYPNAVYNPATCIQKTLDAASRHNFPLDRLIFEVTEGERVRDQAHLNSIIREYRARGFRVAIDDFGAGYAGLNLLANFQPDILKIDRELTREVHTRLASRVIIRAILDACNALGVQVIAEGVETACELQALRDLGMRYFQGYYFARPGFEHLPGWVN is encoded by the coding sequence ATGGCATTTCAACCGATTGTCGACTTCGACGCCCGCAACATCTATGCGTACGAAGCTCTGGTGCGTGGGGTAAATGGCGAACCCGCCAGCACGGTGCTCGACCTGGCCGACGATTCCAACCGCTATGCCCTCGACCAGGGGTGCAGGGTCAAGGCGATTGAAATGGCGTCCGGGCTGGGCATGGCGGACACAGGTGCAAGCCTGTCGATCAATTTTTATCCGAACGCGGTTTATAACCCGGCAACCTGCATTCAAAAGACACTCGATGCTGCCAGCCGGCACAACTTTCCGCTCGATCGCCTGATCTTTGAGGTCACCGAAGGCGAACGCGTGCGCGATCAGGCTCACCTGAACTCCATCATCCGCGAATACCGCGCCCGGGGATTCCGGGTGGCCATTGATGACTTTGGCGCCGGCTATGCAGGGCTGAACCTGCTGGCAAACTTTCAGCCGGACATTCTCAAAATCGACCGCGAACTCACGCGCGAAGTTCACACCCGGCTCGCATCGCGGGTGATTATCCGCGCCATTCTGGATGCCTGCAACGCGCTCGGTGTGCAAGTGATTGCCGAGGGTGTGGAAACCGCATGCGAACTGCAGGCGCTGCGCGATCTGGGCATGCGTTACTTCCAGGGCTACTATTTTGCGCGGCCCGGTTTTGAACATCTGCCTGGCTGGGTGAATTAG
- a CDS encoding tetratricopeptide repeat protein, which yields MDFASRFAVPALLLALVSPLAAQTSLPPGTQPPPAPTQQGASPLNTVENDIANGQCAQAETLLNAYLSAHASDDRALFDMGYCEDSAGHTEQAAAYFRKALAANPHQFESHLALGLLLARQGKSEAETQLEAATADKPNPPNPTAKAQAYRALAKLLVKSDPTKASAALVQALKLTPETASDTMLAARIAENAGSPDIAEQEYRHVLANSPEDSAAIAGLTHILMVEKKYDQAEPLVKSALTRDPDDPTLNAEYAAILSAEGKLTEAIASLEKLHQLHPHNPTVANMLADAYLQSGDMDKAAALYPQVIAAQPGNTDALDSYGQVLIRQKRFPEAVSTFQQALKAQPGDIDALSGVAFASNETGQYQQEIAALEQRAQLTPNTPATLFLLATAYDHLRQYKQAASYYHQFLASNPGPQFANQTWQARHRLEALPHH from the coding sequence ATGGATTTTGCCTCCCGCTTTGCCGTGCCCGCGCTGCTGCTCGCACTCGTCTCGCCTCTCGCCGCTCAGACTTCCCTGCCTCCCGGCACGCAGCCACCTCCGGCTCCCACGCAGCAGGGTGCGTCGCCTCTGAACACGGTGGAAAACGACATTGCCAACGGCCAGTGCGCGCAGGCCGAAACGCTGCTCAACGCCTATCTCTCCGCGCATGCCTCCGATGATCGCGCGCTCTTTGACATGGGCTATTGCGAAGACTCGGCCGGCCACACCGAGCAGGCTGCGGCATATTTCCGCAAAGCGCTCGCGGCCAATCCACATCAGTTTGAGTCTCACCTGGCGCTCGGCCTGCTGCTCGCGCGGCAAGGCAAATCTGAAGCGGAGACACAACTCGAAGCCGCGACCGCTGACAAGCCCAATCCGCCGAATCCCACGGCGAAAGCGCAGGCCTATCGCGCGCTGGCCAAGCTGCTGGTGAAGAGCGACCCCACCAAGGCCAGCGCCGCACTCGTGCAGGCGCTCAAGCTCACCCCTGAAACCGCCTCGGACACGATGCTCGCCGCGCGGATCGCCGAGAACGCCGGCAGTCCTGACATCGCCGAGCAGGAGTACCGCCACGTGCTCGCGAACTCGCCGGAAGACTCCGCCGCGATTGCCGGACTCACGCACATCCTGATGGTTGAGAAGAAGTACGATCAGGCCGAGCCGCTGGTGAAGTCAGCGCTGACGCGCGATCCCGATGACCCCACGCTGAACGCCGAGTATGCGGCCATTCTGAGCGCCGAGGGCAAGCTGACCGAGGCCATTGCTTCCCTTGAAAAGCTCCATCAGCTTCATCCCCACAACCCCACCGTGGCGAATATGCTGGCCGATGCCTATCTGCAGTCCGGTGACATGGACAAGGCCGCAGCACTCTATCCGCAGGTGATTGCGGCCCAGCCCGGCAACACCGATGCGCTCGATTCCTACGGGCAGGTGCTGATTCGCCAGAAGAGATTTCCCGAGGCAGTCTCCACCTTTCAGCAGGCGTTGAAGGCGCAGCCCGGTGACATTGACGCGCTCTCCGGCGTGGCCTTTGCCTCCAACGAGACCGGCCAATACCAGCAGGAAATTGCGGCGCTCGAACAGCGGGCGCAGCTTACGCCCAACACTCCGGCCACGCTCTTCCTGCTTGCGACCGCCTATGACCATCTGCGGCAGTACAAGCAGGCGGCGAGCTACTATCACCAGTTTCTGGCGTCGAATCCCGGCCCGCAGTTCGCCAACCAGACCTGGCAGGCACGGCATCGGCTGGAGGCGCTGCCGCATCATTGA
- the uvrA gene encoding excinuclease ABC subunit UvrA: protein MTDQIVIRGARTHNLKNIDCTIPHGQLTVVTGVSGSGKSSLAFDTVYAEGQRRYVESLSAYARQFLERMEKPDVDFIDGLAPAVAIKQKNTTRNPRSTVATATEIYDYLRLLYARCGTVHCIVCDGIVKRDSVDEIAAAVLALGEGTRLYALFPVTPAQQAPEAGPESPAAEEAKPPKRPRKTAKKAAAAPAASTLTESLKERLAELRKRGFNRLYQGGNIYEFSTPESLLEIDFTLPVFVLIDRLVVSPENRARIVDAAEIGYREAGEILYEIVPREGEKPERERLRFSGAFECKTCHRVYREPEPRLFSFNNPFGACPRCQGFGNTIDFDLALIIPDSAKTLTAGAIDPWNRPKYRPWYADMRRAAQAQGVPLDVPWRELSEEHQSFILNGQGSFAGVRGFFEQMERKKYKLHVRVMLSKYRGYAVCPECKGQRLRAEARAVRISGKNICEASALTIRNANEFFGALTLTAMQQEIAGSILDEVRQRLHFLDAVGLDYLTLDRLASTLSGGEAQRIQLATSLGSRLVGALYVLDEPSIGLHTRDTAKLIRILENLRDLGNTILVVEHDPDVIRAADYLIDLGPGAGEFGGKLLAAGTVQQVEANTSSLTGKYLSGTVTIPVPRFRREIDVDNKRQWLRLEGARANNLKGIDVQIPLQVLTCITGVSGSGKSTLVHEVLYKVLAYHLGKTETGDPSHLYRAVHGAERLNDIVLVDQTPIGRTPRSNPVTYIKAFDAIRELFASQPEAQRRGYSAGYFSFNVPGGRCDVCEGDGTVTVEMQFLADVELPCEECSGSRYKASVLEIKYKGKSIHDVLGMTVKEALRFFAGHPKIVDKLAVLEEIGLGYLRLGQSATTLSGGEAQRVKLALHLASVRSSGSSEARKAANRILYILDEPTTGLHFEDVSKLLMAFKKLIDGGASLVVIEHNLDIIKSADWIIDLGPEGGTGGGQIVATGTPEEITRHELSHTGYWLARVLASHGHAASKTPEKEVVV, encoded by the coding sequence TTGACCGATCAGATCGTTATCCGTGGTGCGCGGACGCACAATCTCAAGAACATCGACTGCACCATTCCGCATGGGCAGCTCACCGTCGTGACGGGCGTCTCCGGCTCAGGCAAATCGTCGCTGGCCTTTGACACCGTGTATGCCGAGGGGCAGCGGCGTTACGTGGAGTCGCTCTCGGCCTATGCGCGGCAGTTTCTGGAGCGCATGGAGAAGCCGGACGTCGACTTCATCGACGGGCTCGCTCCGGCAGTCGCCATCAAGCAGAAAAACACGACGCGCAATCCCCGCTCGACGGTCGCCACAGCCACTGAAATCTACGACTACCTGCGGTTGCTCTACGCCCGCTGCGGCACCGTGCATTGCATTGTCTGCGATGGCATTGTGAAGCGCGACAGTGTGGACGAGATTGCCGCCGCCGTCCTGGCCCTGGGCGAGGGTACACGGCTCTACGCGCTCTTTCCGGTCACTCCGGCCCAGCAAGCGCCAGAGGCAGGCCCCGAATCCCCGGCCGCCGAAGAAGCCAAGCCGCCGAAGCGCCCACGCAAGACTGCAAAGAAGGCAGCAGCCGCACCGGCAGCATCCACTTTGACGGAATCCCTCAAAGAGCGTCTGGCCGAGCTGCGCAAACGCGGCTTCAACCGGCTCTACCAGGGCGGCAACATCTACGAGTTCTCCACGCCCGAGTCGCTGCTGGAGATTGATTTCACGCTGCCGGTCTTCGTGCTGATCGATCGCCTGGTGGTCTCACCCGAGAATCGCGCGCGCATCGTGGACGCAGCCGAAATCGGCTACCGCGAGGCCGGCGAGATTCTTTACGAAATCGTTCCCCGCGAAGGCGAGAAGCCGGAGCGCGAGCGGCTGCGCTTCTCCGGCGCATTTGAGTGCAAGACCTGCCACCGCGTCTATCGCGAGCCGGAGCCGCGCCTGTTCTCCTTCAACAATCCCTTTGGCGCCTGCCCGCGCTGCCAGGGCTTTGGCAATACGATTGATTTCGACCTCGCGCTCATCATTCCCGACTCGGCAAAGACGCTGACAGCCGGAGCCATCGATCCATGGAACCGCCCGAAGTATCGCCCATGGTACGCGGACATGCGCCGCGCGGCGCAGGCACAGGGAGTTCCGCTCGATGTGCCGTGGCGCGAACTCTCAGAGGAACACCAGTCGTTCATTCTCAACGGACAGGGCAGCTTCGCCGGCGTGCGCGGCTTCTTTGAGCAGATGGAGCGCAAGAAGTACAAGCTGCATGTGCGCGTGATGTTGTCGAAGTATCGCGGCTACGCCGTCTGCCCCGAGTGCAAGGGCCAGCGGCTCCGCGCCGAAGCGCGCGCGGTGAGAATCAGCGGCAAAAACATCTGCGAAGCCTCTGCCCTGACCATTCGCAACGCCAATGAGTTTTTTGGGGCGCTCACACTCACGGCCATGCAGCAGGAGATTGCTGGCAGCATTCTCGACGAGGTGCGGCAGCGGCTGCATTTTCTTGACGCCGTGGGCCTGGACTACCTGACGCTTGACCGGCTCGCCTCCACGCTCTCGGGCGGCGAGGCCCAGCGCATTCAGCTTGCTACCTCGCTCGGTTCGCGGCTGGTGGGCGCGCTCTATGTGCTCGACGAGCCTTCGATTGGCCTGCACACGCGCGACACCGCCAAGCTGATCCGCATTCTTGAAAATCTGCGCGATCTGGGCAACACGATTCTGGTGGTGGAGCACGATCCGGACGTGATTCGCGCGGCGGACTACCTCATTGATCTTGGACCAGGCGCGGGCGAATTTGGCGGCAAGCTGCTCGCCGCCGGCACGGTGCAACAGGTTGAGGCCAACACGAGCTCCCTCACCGGCAAATACCTGAGCGGCACGGTGACCATTCCGGTGCCGCGCTTCCGCCGCGAAATCGACGTGGACAACAAGCGCCAGTGGCTGCGCCTCGAGGGCGCGCGCGCCAATAACCTCAAGGGCATTGACGTACAGATTCCGCTGCAGGTGCTCACTTGCATCACGGGCGTTTCCGGCTCGGGCAAATCGACGCTGGTGCATGAGGTGCTCTACAAGGTGCTCGCCTATCATCTTGGCAAAACCGAGACGGGTGATCCCTCGCACCTCTATCGTGCCGTGCATGGGGCCGAACGGCTCAACGACATCGTGCTGGTCGATCAGACGCCCATCGGGCGCACGCCGCGTTCGAATCCAGTGACGTATATCAAGGCCTTCGATGCGATTCGCGAGCTGTTTGCCTCGCAGCCCGAGGCGCAGCGGCGCGGCTACTCCGCAGGATACTTCTCGTTCAACGTGCCCGGCGGCCGCTGCGATGTCTGCGAGGGCGACGGCACGGTGACCGTCGAGATGCAGTTTCTCGCCGACGTGGAACTGCCCTGCGAGGAGTGCAGCGGCTCGCGCTACAAGGCCAGCGTGCTTGAGATCAAGTACAAGGGCAAGAGCATTCACGACGTGCTCGGGATGACGGTGAAAGAGGCGCTGCGTTTCTTCGCGGGCCATCCCAAGATTGTGGACAAGCTGGCGGTGCTGGAGGAGATAGGCCTCGGCTATCTGCGGCTCGGCCAGTCAGCCACCACACTCTCGGGTGGCGAGGCGCAGCGCGTGAAGCTCGCCCTGCACCTGGCCAGCGTGCGATCGAGCGGCAGCAGCGAGGCGCGCAAAGCGGCCAACCGCATTCTCTACATTCTCGACGAGCCCACCACCGGACTGCACTTTGAAGACGTAAGCAAGCTGCTCATGGCCTTCAAGAAGCTCATTGACGGCGGCGCATCGCTGGTCGTGATTGAGCACAACCTTGACATCATCAAGTCCGCCGACTGGATCATCGATCTCGGCCCCGAAGGCGGCACCGGCGGCGGCCAGATTGTCGCCACCGGCACGCCCGAAGAGATTACCCGGCACGAGCTGTCGCACACCGGATACTGGCTGGCTCGCGTGCTCGCCTCGCATGGGCACGCAGCGTCAAAAACTCCAGAGAAAGAAGTTGTGGTTTAA
- a CDS encoding SET domain-containing protein: MGLIIRSSSIHAAGCYTTTPIRKGARVVEYTGPRITKEAADAKYENSPTTYLFGVGNGDEVIDGHGTAMFLNHCCDPNCETGEVKGRVWIKAIRDIAAGEELTYDYHLYDGDEDEARCNCGKPKCRGTMYAPEEMERRRKEARKAARRKN, translated from the coding sequence ATGGGCCTCATCATACGCTCTTCGTCGATTCACGCCGCAGGCTGTTACACGACCACCCCCATTCGCAAAGGCGCGCGCGTGGTGGAGTACACCGGGCCGCGCATCACCAAGGAAGCCGCCGACGCCAAATATGAGAACTCTCCGACGACCTATCTCTTCGGCGTCGGCAACGGCGATGAGGTGATCGACGGCCATGGCACGGCGATGTTTCTGAATCATTGCTGCGACCCGAACTGCGAAACCGGCGAGGTCAAGGGCCGCGTCTGGATCAAGGCGATTCGTGATATCGCCGCCGGCGAAGAGCTGACCTACGACTATCACTTGTACGACGGCGACGAGGACGAAGCCCGCTGCAACTGCGGCAAGCCGAAGTGCCGGGGCACCATGTATGCGCCGGAGGAGATGGAGCGGCGCAGGAAAGAAGCCAGGAAGGCAGCGCGCAGGAAGAATTGA
- a CDS encoding tetratricopeptide repeat protein has translation MKRLLSIMMVAAMTAAIPAVAQQNQQNQQAPAHPMAPFAPGSPDNPQTATPQAKKNWGGGLTCDKGKCKPTKPADGQSSDGYPSFPSSALAPDAPDASPAQQNPFPEAKSLAAQKKAQQAAPQPPPATEPSSSSDQRLPGVDALGNGSTMHTDDGTGKPVFNPGLAAKDNKVGSFYLASGDYVGAYSRFKEATQVDPKNAEAVFGLAEAADRLGKRTEAIQNFEIYLDAVHKGRDAKTARKALKRLTAHP, from the coding sequence ATGAAGCGTCTCTTGTCGATCATGATGGTTGCGGCGATGACGGCCGCGATTCCGGCTGTCGCGCAGCAAAACCAGCAGAACCAGCAGGCCCCCGCACATCCCATGGCGCCCTTTGCGCCGGGCTCGCCGGATAATCCTCAAACAGCAACGCCGCAGGCGAAGAAAAACTGGGGCGGCGGCCTCACCTGCGACAAAGGCAAGTGCAAGCCGACGAAGCCCGCTGATGGGCAGTCCTCTGACGGCTACCCCAGCTTCCCGTCCAGCGCGCTCGCGCCCGACGCGCCCGATGCCAGCCCGGCCCAGCAAAACCCGTTTCCTGAGGCAAAGTCACTGGCCGCGCAAAAGAAGGCGCAGCAGGCCGCGCCGCAGCCACCGCCGGCTACGGAACCCTCCAGCTCCAGCGACCAGCGCTTGCCTGGCGTCGATGCCCTGGGCAACGGCTCCACGATGCACACCGATGACGGCACGGGAAAGCCGGTCTTCAATCCCGGACTCGCAGCCAAAGACAACAAGGTAGGCAGTTTTTATCTCGCCTCGGGCGACTACGTAGGAGCCTATTCGCGCTTCAAAGAGGCCACGCAGGTAGACCCCAAGAATGCCGAAGCCGTCTTTGGCCTCGCCGAAGCGGCCGACCGTCTCGGCAAGCGAACCGAGGCCATTCAGAACTTCGAAATCTATCTGGACGCCGTACACAAAGGCCGGGACGCCAAGACGGCCCGCAAAGCCCTTAAGCGCCTCACCGCCCATCCTTGA
- a CDS encoding cytochrome P450, with the protein MKSAPIAPDIRLRPDGITPCGPAFLSRLIEGKAFRGNAAEVLAVNAREFGDLVEIRIPGRRLLQCNHPELVQEMLVRDAPHHHRNIVMQRSKLVLGDGLLTSEEPLHMRQRRLAQPAFHRHRIAAYGEVIAQFTQAMTAGWQHGSIRNAHEDMLLLALRIVGKTLFNLDVENEVRQISAAVDSFMGFLPLAFLPFPELILSMPVPAMARIRRSRDSLDAFIYGVIRERRAHPGDRGDLLSMLLAAVDEEEHSGSMTDRQVRDECLTVLLAGHETTASGLTFALWLLATHPEVQDQLAAECHRVLGGRAPAAEDYAQLKFAEQVFAEAMRLYPPVWVTARTAAEDYEYRGYRVRKGTVLLAPQYVIHRDARFYPDPMRFDPSRFDEEAKAARPRLAYFPFGAGNRQCIGEGLAWMEGVLALATIAQQWRLAPAEGMPPQPPLAAEVTLRPKAPMLLRVERR; encoded by the coding sequence ATGAAGTCCGCACCCATCGCTCCTGACATTCGCCTGCGCCCTGACGGCATCACGCCGTGCGGCCCCGCTTTTCTCTCTCGCCTGATCGAGGGCAAGGCCTTTCGCGGCAATGCCGCCGAGGTGCTGGCGGTCAATGCCCGCGAGTTCGGTGACCTGGTGGAGATTCGCATTCCCGGCCGCCGCCTGCTGCAGTGCAATCATCCTGAACTGGTACAGGAAATGCTCGTGCGTGATGCGCCGCATCACCATCGCAACATCGTCATGCAGCGATCAAAGCTGGTGCTGGGCGACGGCCTGCTCACCAGTGAAGAGCCGCTGCACATGCGCCAGCGCCGCCTTGCCCAGCCGGCCTTTCACCGGCACCGCATTGCGGCCTATGGCGAGGTGATTGCCCAATTTACACAGGCCATGACTGCGGGCTGGCAGCACGGCAGCATTCGCAACGCGCATGAGGACATGCTGCTGCTGGCCCTGCGCATCGTCGGCAAGACGCTGTTCAATCTCGACGTCGAGAACGAAGTGCGGCAAATCTCCGCCGCCGTGGACTCATTCATGGGCTTTTTGCCGCTGGCCTTTCTGCCATTTCCTGAACTGATTCTGTCGATGCCGGTTCCGGCCATGGCCCGCATCCGGCGCAGCCGCGACAGCCTCGATGCCTTCATCTACGGCGTCATTCGCGAGCGCCGCGCCCATCCGGGCGACCGGGGCGACCTGCTGAGCATGCTGCTGGCTGCCGTCGATGAAGAGGAGCACTCCGGCAGCATGACCGACCGGCAGGTGCGCGATGAGTGCCTCACCGTTCTGCTCGCCGGGCATGAAACCACGGCCAGCGGACTCACCTTCGCGCTCTGGCTGCTCGCCACCCACCCTGAGGTGCAGGACCAGCTCGCCGCCGAGTGCCACCGAGTGCTTGGCGGGCGTGCTCCTGCTGCCGAAGACTATGCGCAGCTCAAATTTGCCGAGCAGGTCTTTGCCGAGGCCATGCGGCTTTATCCGCCGGTATGGGTGACCGCGCGCACCGCCGCCGAAGATTACGAGTATCGCGGCTACCGCGTGCGCAAGGGCACGGTGCTGCTGGCTCCGCAGTACGTTATTCATCGCGATGCGCGGTTCTATCCCGACCCGATGCGCTTTGACCCCTCCCGCTTTGACGAGGAGGCGAAAGCTGCGCGCCCGCGCCTCGCCTATTTTCCTTTTGGTGCAGGGAACCGCCAGTGCATCGGCGAGGGGCTGGCTTGGATGGAAGGCGTGCTGGCGCTGGCGACGATTGCCCAGCAATGGCGGCTGGCTCCGGCTGAGGGCATGCCGCCGCAGCCGCCTCTGGCCGCTGAAGTCACCTTGCGTCCAAAAGCTCCGATGCTTTTGCGCGTCGAGAGGCGATAA
- a CDS encoding DinB family protein gives MHRELERVVERFLPVLQWLSASQCQQQLPRRVESWSVQQNVVHLVLTYRSTAQLLERCLAQGPPPSDRPALGQIAPRLLVIGLGIFPRGAKSPERVHPDRLTLPAKSGADLILLLREELARMDTLLAECEAKLGASALGSHFAFGPLTARQWRRFHTLHGYLHLHQVKSLLRAIPLN, from the coding sequence ATGCATCGCGAACTGGAGCGGGTCGTCGAGAGGTTCTTGCCGGTGCTGCAGTGGCTCTCCGCCTCGCAGTGCCAGCAGCAGTTGCCCCGCCGCGTCGAAAGCTGGAGCGTGCAGCAGAACGTGGTGCATCTGGTGCTGACTTACCGCTCCACGGCGCAGCTTCTGGAGCGCTGCCTTGCACAGGGACCGCCACCCTCTGACCGTCCCGCGCTCGGGCAGATCGCTCCTCGCCTGCTGGTGATCGGCCTGGGCATTTTTCCCCGTGGCGCCAAGTCTCCCGAGCGCGTCCATCCGGACCGGCTTACGTTGCCCGCTAAATCCGGAGCTGACCTGATCTTGCTGTTGCGAGAAGAACTGGCGCGTATGGACACGCTGCTTGCGGAGTGCGAGGCAAAACTCGGCGCATCCGCGTTGGGTTCTCACTTCGCATTCGGACCGCTCACGGCTCGCCAATGGAGGCGCTTTCACACGCTTCACGGCTACCTGCACTTGCATCAGGTAAAGAGTCTGCTCCGTGCCATTCCTTTGAATTAG
- a CDS encoding prepilin peptidase: MSVPVSIFVGVLGLVFGSFLNVCISRLPHHESVLLPGSHCPSCHRPVRVWDNIPVLSFLLLGGRCRDCHRAIGWRYPLVELATSMLFLLSAWTYGITLTGIATMLLCFLLLGLAAMDAETLTLPDAFTMPGIVLGLVYHAVMPASGVKERLLETGVAALWGLLFAFLLLLVRWVYFLLRQQEGLGLGDAKLMAMIAIWLSPALTAEALFLGVVAAAIFGAAWLLLHPREGMRAMLPLGTFLCAAALLVLFKGQPLLKWYLHFYR, translated from the coding sequence ATGTCTGTGCCGGTTTCCATCTTTGTGGGTGTGCTGGGGCTTGTCTTCGGCAGCTTTCTGAACGTGTGCATCTCGCGGCTGCCTCATCATGAGTCCGTGCTGCTGCCCGGCTCGCACTGCCCTTCGTGCCATCGGCCCGTACGCGTGTGGGACAACATTCCCGTACTCAGCTTTCTGCTGCTCGGCGGGCGCTGCCGCGACTGCCACCGCGCGATTGGCTGGCGGTATCCGCTGGTGGAACTGGCCACGTCCATGCTCTTTCTGCTGAGCGCGTGGACGTATGGGATCACTCTCACCGGCATCGCGACCATGCTGCTCTGCTTCCTGCTGCTGGGGCTCGCGGCGATGGACGCCGAAACACTCACCCTGCCGGACGCCTTTACCATGCCGGGCATTGTTCTCGGGCTGGTCTATCACGCCGTCATGCCAGCCTCGGGCGTCAAAGAACGCCTGCTGGAAACCGGCGTTGCGGCGCTATGGGGTTTGCTTTTTGCGTTTCTGCTGTTGCTGGTGCGCTGGGTTTACTTCCTGCTGCGCCAGCAAGAGGGGCTGGGACTGGGCGACGCCAAACTGATGGCGATGATCGCCATCTGGCTCAGCCCGGCGCTCACGGCCGAGGCGCTTTTTCTCGGCGTCGTGGCGGCGGCCATCTTCGGCGCTGCCTGGCTGCTGCTACATCCCCGCGAGGGCATGCGGGCCATGCTGCCGCTGGGCACTTTTCTATGCGCGGCGGCGCTGCTGGTGCTCTTCAAGGGGCAGCCACTCTTAAAGTGGTACCTTCATTTTTACCGCTAA